The following proteins come from a genomic window of Corallococcus sp. NCRR:
- a CDS encoding aldo/keto reductase family oxidoreductase: MAHHGSPDSYRIGTHTVRRVGYGAMQLAGPGVFGPPRDREAAIAVLKEAIARGVDHLDTSDIYGPHVTNQLIREALHPYRDGLVIATKVGAVRGPNGSWEPASSPTDLERSVHDNLRNLGLDVLDVVNFRAMFSAAGPVEGSIEAPLTALAELQRRGLIRHLGLSNVTPAQVAEGRKIAEIVCVQNHYNLTHRSDDALIEQLAAWGTAYVPFYPLGGFTPLQSSALNDVATRLGATPMQVALAWLLHRSPNVLPIPGTSSLTHLQENLASASLSLSEEDLDTLNRLAGRN; encoded by the coding sequence GTGGCCCACCATGGCAGCCCAGACAGCTATCGCATTGGCACGCACACCGTCCGCCGCGTGGGTTACGGCGCGATGCAGCTCGCCGGCCCCGGCGTCTTCGGCCCGCCCAGGGACCGCGAGGCGGCGATCGCGGTGCTGAAGGAGGCCATCGCCCGGGGCGTGGACCATCTCGACACCAGTGACATCTATGGCCCCCACGTGACCAACCAGCTCATCCGTGAGGCGCTGCACCCGTATCGCGACGGTCTGGTCATCGCCACCAAGGTCGGCGCGGTGCGCGGCCCCAACGGCTCGTGGGAGCCTGCGTCCTCCCCCACGGACCTCGAGCGCTCGGTCCACGACAACCTGCGCAACCTCGGGCTCGACGTGCTCGACGTCGTGAACTTCCGCGCGATGTTCAGCGCCGCAGGCCCGGTGGAGGGCTCCATCGAGGCGCCGCTCACCGCGCTCGCGGAGCTCCAGCGGCGCGGGCTCATCCGCCACCTCGGCTTGAGCAACGTCACACCGGCCCAGGTCGCCGAGGGCCGCAAGATCGCTGAAATCGTCTGCGTGCAGAACCACTACAACCTGACGCATCGGAGTGATGACGCCCTCATCGAGCAGCTCGCCGCCTGGGGCACGGCCTACGTGCCGTTCTACCCGCTGGGTGGGTTCACGCCGCTGCAGTCGAGCGCGCTGAACGACGTGGCCACGCGGCTGGGGGCGACCCCGATGCAGGTCGCGCTCGCCTGGCTCCTGCACCGGTCCCCCAACGTGCTCCCCATCCCGGGCACGTCGTCGCTCACCCACCTCCAGGAGAACCTCGCCAGTGCCTCGCTCTCCTTGAGCGAGGAGGACCTGGACACCTTGAACCGCCTCGCCGGGCGGAATTAA
- a CDS encoding LysR family transcriptional regulator: MDDLSDLTAFLTVAREGGFRSAARASGTSASRLGDAIRRLEARLGVRLLHRNTRSVTPTDAGARLLERLTPALGEVRSALDVVNTFRDRPAGRLRLNVPIAAARLILPRIVQPFLAKYPDISLEVTAEERLIDVVAEGYDAGIRYEERLEQDMVAVPIGPRTQRFAAAASPAYLERRGRPKHPRDLLEHDCLRGRLLSGPVHAWEFERRGETLHVEPKGPLLFSLNTCTDLAVEAAVAGGGIVYLLEDWLRPYLDRGELEPVLERWWPSFSGPFLYYSGRKHLPVPLRTFIDYIKSIGGQ; encoded by the coding sequence ATGGATGACCTCTCTGATCTCACCGCGTTCTTGACGGTCGCTCGCGAGGGCGGATTCCGCAGCGCTGCTCGCGCGTCGGGCACGAGCGCCTCCCGGTTGGGGGATGCGATCCGCCGCCTCGAGGCCCGCCTGGGCGTCCGCCTGCTTCACCGGAACACGCGCAGCGTGACGCCGACGGACGCGGGGGCGCGCCTGCTGGAAAGACTCACACCGGCCTTGGGGGAGGTGCGGTCCGCGCTGGACGTGGTGAACACGTTCCGTGACCGGCCCGCGGGGCGCTTGAGGCTCAACGTGCCGATCGCCGCCGCGCGCCTCATCCTGCCTCGCATCGTGCAGCCGTTCCTCGCGAAGTACCCCGACATCTCCCTGGAGGTGACCGCCGAAGAGCGCCTCATCGACGTGGTCGCGGAAGGCTATGACGCCGGAATCCGTTACGAGGAGCGCCTCGAGCAGGACATGGTGGCGGTGCCCATCGGGCCCCGCACGCAGCGTTTCGCGGCGGCCGCGTCGCCCGCATACCTGGAGCGGCGGGGCCGGCCGAAGCATCCGCGCGACTTGCTCGAACACGACTGCCTGCGCGGGCGCTTGCTGAGCGGACCGGTGCATGCGTGGGAGTTTGAACGTCGTGGAGAGACGCTCCACGTCGAGCCCAAGGGGCCGCTGCTCTTCAGCCTCAACACGTGCACCGACCTCGCCGTGGAGGCCGCGGTCGCGGGCGGTGGAATCGTCTACCTGCTGGAGGACTGGCTGCGCCCCTACCTCGACAGGGGAGAACTGGAGCCCGTGCTCGAGCGGTGGTGGCCGAGCTTCTCGGGGCCCTTCCTCTACTATTC